From Geomonas agri, one genomic window encodes:
- a CDS encoding methyl-accepting chemotaxis protein codes for MNLRNKVNITVVVAFSIAIVALIITAATSSRRIMGSMVNSSQLSLASDNAASVNSWLLSKQAIIAAGAKELSTEPGQSKEQQMSLVQLLAGAGGFSTVYPGYENGVFISSDGWVPDAGWDHRKRPWYEKAKSEMKVSQTEPYVDAQTGKTIISFIAPITAGGSFTGVLSSDIMLDDVVKQVLNVKVGSTGYAFIMDKSGKILVHPKKELVLKKKFQEVTSGLDDLGAKLAAAPAGSFEYQMGDVAKIASYARIPAADWYICVTADKADVFAPVSRQVRALIAIGAIFLAGGIAVIFFIIRGLLSPLGVLCNRVADLAEGEGDLTKRVDVGHRSDEIGLLAEKLNTFVESMGSIISQIASASRSLASESNALTSTSMSISVGAESVAGQTATVATASEEMAATAADIASNCHRAADSAQHAADTTQEGFKVVSSTVEGIRYRGRQTRQNADRISSLGERSEQIGAIVATIEDIADQTNLLALNAAIEAARAGEQGRGFAVVADEVRALAERTTRATKEIGDMIKAIQLETRDAITSMEEGVRGTEQGAVEAEQLEGALKQILEQVNDVTAQVSQIATAAEEQGATTGEITNNIQQVTAVVQETASGAQDSAQSASRLAELSGELQRIVGKFKL; via the coding sequence ATGAACCTGAGAAACAAGGTGAACATTACTGTCGTCGTCGCTTTTTCCATAGCGATCGTCGCCCTGATCATCACCGCCGCAACCAGTTCCCGCAGGATCATGGGCAGCATGGTCAACTCCTCCCAGTTGTCGCTTGCCAGCGACAACGCCGCCAGTGTCAACTCGTGGCTCTTGAGCAAACAGGCGATTATAGCTGCGGGCGCCAAGGAGTTGTCCACGGAGCCGGGACAGTCAAAAGAGCAGCAAATGAGCCTTGTGCAGCTTTTGGCGGGAGCGGGCGGCTTCTCCACCGTCTATCCCGGTTACGAGAACGGCGTGTTCATCTCCTCCGACGGCTGGGTGCCCGACGCGGGCTGGGACCATCGCAAGAGGCCCTGGTATGAGAAGGCCAAGTCGGAGATGAAGGTGTCCCAGACCGAGCCGTACGTGGACGCCCAGACCGGCAAGACCATCATCTCCTTCATCGCGCCCATCACCGCCGGAGGGAGCTTCACCGGCGTGCTTAGCTCCGACATCATGCTCGATGACGTCGTTAAACAGGTGCTCAACGTGAAGGTCGGCAGCACCGGCTACGCCTTCATCATGGACAAGAGTGGCAAGATCCTGGTGCACCCGAAAAAGGAACTCGTGCTCAAGAAGAAGTTCCAGGAGGTGACCTCAGGACTTGACGACCTGGGTGCCAAACTCGCCGCTGCGCCGGCCGGCAGCTTCGAGTACCAGATGGGGGACGTCGCCAAGATCGCCTCCTACGCGCGTATTCCCGCCGCGGACTGGTACATCTGCGTCACCGCCGACAAGGCTGACGTGTTTGCTCCGGTCAGCAGGCAGGTGCGGGCGCTTATCGCTATCGGCGCCATCTTCCTCGCCGGCGGCATCGCCGTCATCTTCTTCATCATCAGGGGGCTGCTCAGCCCGCTGGGTGTTCTCTGTAACCGTGTCGCCGATCTGGCCGAAGGGGAGGGGGACCTGACCAAGCGGGTCGACGTCGGTCACCGCAGCGACGAGATCGGGCTGTTGGCCGAGAAGCTGAACACCTTCGTGGAGAGCATGGGAAGCATCATCTCGCAGATCGCCTCCGCCTCCAGATCGCTCGCCTCCGAGTCCAACGCGCTCACCTCGACCTCCATGTCGATCTCGGTCGGCGCCGAGTCGGTAGCCGGGCAGACTGCCACCGTGGCTACTGCCAGCGAGGAGATGGCCGCCACCGCCGCCGACATCGCCAGTAACTGTCACCGCGCCGCCGATAGCGCACAGCACGCCGCCGATACCACCCAGGAAGGGTTCAAGGTTGTTTCCAGCACCGTGGAAGGGATCCGCTACCGCGGTCGGCAGACCAGGCAGAACGCCGACCGGATCTCGTCGCTGGGCGAGCGCTCCGAACAGATCGGTGCCATCGTGGCGACCATCGAGGATATTGCCGACCAGACCAACTTGCTTGCATTGAACGCCGCCATCGAGGCGGCCCGGGCCGGCGAGCAGGGGCGCGGTTTTGCCGTGGTTGCCGACGAGGTGCGTGCCTTGGCCGAGCGCACCACCCGCGCCACCAAGGAAATTGGCGACATGATCAAGGCGATCCAGTTGGAGACCAGGGACGCCATCACCTCCATGGAAGAAGGGGTGCGCGGCACCGAGCAGGGCGCCGTAGAGGCCGAGCAGTTAGAGGGCGCTTTGAAGCAAATCCTGGAGCAGGTCAACGATGTCACCGCCCAGGTGAGCCAGATTGCCACCGCCGCCGAGGAGCAGGGTGCCACCACCGGCGAGATCACCAACAACATCCAGCAGGTAACCGCCGTGGTGCAGGAAACCGCCAGCGGCGCCCAAGATTCCGCCCAGTCCGCCTCCCGGCTCGCCGAGCTCTCCGGGGAGTTGCAGCGCATCGTCGGCAAGTTCAAGCTCTGA
- a CDS encoding CxxxxCH/CxxCH domain c-type cytochrome, with amino-acid sequence MKTLTVAFSLALLILATLSSVVSGANYCLDAKNNDLCPDILHTKHQAFMNDCKACHDLTNSFMASGTFFKDSTKAAFSPSGPAPVFTPSGSWTSPRTSAAASCSNISCHSIPAGVFTYYIYDWGADEVVPVSYNYGGMSDATALWQDKEDTNCKSCHSIPPYSKNVWHSGSHGMQYMIGSNNCETCHPDAKSSTAADGKTIVSNYITAPSQHANGTLDVVAKYTSKCFYCH; translated from the coding sequence ATGAAAACGCTTACGGTAGCATTCAGCCTTGCGCTGCTTATCCTGGCCACGCTCAGTTCGGTTGTCAGTGGAGCCAACTATTGTCTTGACGCAAAGAACAACGACCTTTGTCCTGACATTTTGCATACCAAGCACCAGGCATTCATGAATGATTGCAAGGCGTGCCACGACCTGACCAACTCATTCATGGCTTCAGGAACATTCTTTAAGGACAGCACAAAAGCGGCCTTCTCTCCTAGTGGTCCCGCCCCGGTATTCACACCATCAGGAAGCTGGACTTCTCCACGGACATCCGCGGCTGCCAGCTGTTCAAATATTTCATGCCATAGCATTCCCGCTGGTGTTTTTACCTATTACATATATGACTGGGGCGCTGATGAAGTAGTACCCGTCTCGTACAACTATGGCGGCATGAGCGATGCGACAGCCCTTTGGCAGGACAAAGAGGACACCAATTGCAAAAGTTGCCATTCGATCCCGCCTTATTCCAAGAATGTCTGGCACAGCGGCTCTCACGGCATGCAATACATGATTGGATCAAACAACTGTGAGACGTGTCATCCTGATGCAAAATCCAGTACGGCAGCGGATGGAAAGACCATCGTGTCGAATTACATAACGGCTCCAAGCCAGCACGCAAACGGCACTCTTGACGTAGTAGCCAAGTACACATCTAAATGCTTCTATTGTCATTGA
- a CDS encoding OmpL47-type beta-barrel domain-containing protein: protein MKNLLSIALSLALLALVIPFSAGAGDGPHFDPAKIVAPSCTTCHNSSAPSNSVTFNSNCLSCHSDFSTGTNREELQTSHRWSGSTTNPAAGAQPPVVGVLSQAQNYTGDQFACVNCHNPHDDGNGKYLRMANDGDQLCLDCHRSRDVKSHRVMPAAYPASHPVNIKFPEAAAANPSGYNNPPLNANQANPNSDLGAKLTTSGGVLLCSTCHSVHSAYSQSANPPVADSNGKLGDGNLLRTNPRGGKVASGAADNLNICTNCHAGKMNHNGWGQDVQCLDCHAAHVEYDPNDPTGAKGTNINLIRRNLPGTSNQIFFRYSGSRREYKNADGTGVCQVCHVPPASIADHASNDPKVCNKCHAHNNAKGSFAASMPDHKATMSSGDIVMFTPDSAHDVTPLSINENCTLCHYESLVQQHNSNCSLCHSGSNPPRNSFGGEAWNKTCQQGSCHPSIHSAMTANHNGMYWNSSASCELCHDTGGGDFPGPGDNCARCHTPGLTAAAVGDHQPPTTTCNAQYTYVGGSSIHLTATDAGSSGISATWYSLGGTSWHIGNDVYFSAPTSGSRNYTLYFYSADHAMNREATKTVTFTVQAVPVADTTPPATTSNFNPSTGANFKASQTVTLTPSDSGSGVKATYYKIDSGAFVQGTSFTVTGDGSHTFSYYSVDNANNTEAVHVSNSFRIDTVAPVTTNSAANNVTYTSAQTFTLSATDGGSGVASTWYKLDGAASFTQGTSIAVAAPVSGSASHTISWYSIDAAGNQETTRSVTFTVQAVVVSDTTPPVTASSFNPAAGAIFKGSQAVTLTPVDVGSGVKTTYYKIDAGAFIQGTVFAVSGDGLHTFSYYSVDNANNTETAHVSNQFRIDTIAPVTSSSAVAGTTYTGNQSFTLTPADSGSGVASTWYKLDGAVSFTQGTSIAVTAPASGSVSHTISWYSIDTAGNQEVTKSATFTVSAVTGSGGGTATLIGRNSSSSNHPYTHFWVNDATDTNLIADGGWSSDEHITSATFVVPAGVGYVLHVEWEYPDYEGSDSGADSRVVSPSETSSGATVTWQLTLP from the coding sequence ATGAAAAATCTATTAAGCATAGCACTCAGCCTCGCCTTGCTTGCCCTGGTGATACCATTTAGCGCCGGCGCTGGGGACGGTCCGCATTTCGACCCGGCCAAGATTGTAGCGCCATCCTGCACAACCTGCCATAATTCCTCCGCGCCATCCAATAGCGTTACGTTCAACAGCAACTGCCTGTCGTGCCATAGTGACTTCTCTACCGGCACGAACAGAGAAGAATTGCAGACCTCGCACCGTTGGAGCGGGAGTACCACGAATCCCGCCGCAGGTGCCCAACCGCCGGTTGTCGGGGTGCTGTCCCAGGCCCAGAACTACACGGGCGATCAATTCGCTTGCGTAAACTGTCATAACCCTCATGACGACGGCAACGGCAAATACCTGCGTATGGCAAATGATGGGGATCAGCTCTGCCTGGATTGCCATAGGTCGCGTGACGTGAAAAGCCACCGGGTAATGCCGGCTGCTTACCCGGCAAGCCATCCGGTGAATATCAAGTTCCCGGAAGCGGCCGCAGCCAACCCAAGCGGCTACAACAATCCCCCGCTCAATGCCAATCAGGCCAACCCGAATTCAGATCTGGGCGCCAAGCTCACCACATCCGGCGGCGTGTTGCTCTGCAGCACGTGCCATTCAGTGCATAGTGCCTATTCACAAAGTGCCAATCCACCTGTTGCCGACAGCAACGGCAAGCTTGGCGACGGCAACCTGCTGCGCACCAACCCACGGGGGGGCAAAGTGGCCTCCGGGGCTGCCGATAACCTGAATATCTGCACCAACTGCCACGCAGGCAAGATGAATCACAACGGCTGGGGGCAGGACGTCCAGTGCCTGGACTGCCATGCCGCCCATGTGGAGTATGATCCGAACGATCCGACCGGCGCCAAAGGGACCAACATCAACCTGATCCGGAGGAATCTGCCGGGAACATCAAACCAGATATTCTTCCGTTACTCTGGCAGCAGAAGGGAGTACAAGAACGCGGATGGAACCGGAGTCTGCCAGGTCTGTCATGTCCCCCCGGCATCAATTGCAGATCATGCCAGCAACGATCCGAAGGTATGCAATAAGTGCCATGCGCACAATAATGCCAAAGGATCATTTGCCGCATCGATGCCAGATCACAAGGCAACGATGAGTTCCGGCGATATCGTGATGTTCACCCCTGACAGCGCCCACGATGTCACTCCTTTGAGCATTAACGAGAATTGTACGCTGTGCCACTATGAGAGCCTCGTCCAGCAACATAACAGCAACTGCTCGTTGTGCCACTCGGGCAGCAACCCTCCGAGGAATTCTTTCGGTGGCGAAGCCTGGAACAAGACCTGCCAGCAGGGCTCCTGCCACCCTTCGATACACTCTGCAATGACAGCTAACCACAACGGAATGTACTGGAACTCATCTGCAAGCTGTGAGCTCTGCCATGACACCGGTGGCGGTGATTTCCCGGGACCTGGTGATAACTGCGCCCGCTGCCACACCCCAGGCTTGACGGCAGCTGCGGTCGGAGACCATCAACCGCCAACAACAACATGCAACGCGCAGTATACGTACGTGGGTGGTTCTTCAATCCATCTGACGGCCACGGATGCAGGTTCTTCAGGCATTTCCGCAACCTGGTATTCTCTTGGTGGCACGTCCTGGCACATAGGGAACGATGTTTACTTTAGTGCACCGACTTCAGGTTCAAGGAACTACACACTGTATTTCTATTCAGCTGATCATGCCATGAATAGAGAGGCCACAAAGACAGTTACATTTACCGTACAGGCAGTACCAGTTGCCGATACTACCCCGCCTGCAACGACATCGAACTTTAATCCATCAACTGGGGCAAACTTCAAGGCCAGCCAAACGGTGACTCTTACTCCGAGTGACAGTGGTTCCGGTGTCAAGGCGACCTACTACAAAATTGATTCAGGTGCTTTCGTACAAGGAACATCCTTTACCGTTACGGGCGACGGTTCGCACACCTTTAGCTATTACTCTGTTGACAATGCCAACAACACCGAAGCTGTTCACGTGTCAAATTCGTTCCGCATTGATACCGTAGCACCTGTTACTACTAATAGTGCTGCGAACAATGTTACTTATACTAGCGCTCAGACGTTCACCCTGAGTGCAACAGACGGTGGTTCAGGAGTCGCGAGTACGTGGTACAAGCTCGACGGAGCCGCGTCGTTTACACAGGGCACATCGATTGCCGTCGCTGCCCCGGTTTCCGGAAGCGCATCTCACACTATCTCGTGGTATTCGATTGATGCCGCGGGGAATCAGGAAACGACACGGTCGGTTACCTTTACTGTACAGGCTGTGGTAGTTTCCGATACAACGCCACCTGTAACGGCATCAAGCTTCAACCCGGCTGCCGGCGCCATTTTCAAGGGCAGTCAGGCCGTAACACTTACACCTGTCGATGTCGGGTCAGGGGTCAAGACTACCTACTACAAAATAGATGCTGGCGCCTTTATCCAGGGTACGGTTTTCGCCGTATCGGGTGATGGGCTGCACACTTTCAGCTATTATTCTGTTGACAATGCCAACAACACAGAGACTGCCCACGTATCAAATCAATTCCGTATTGATACGATTGCTCCAGTTACTTCAAGCAGTGCTGTGGCAGGTACCACCTATACAGGTAACCAAAGTTTCACACTTACCCCGGCAGATAGTGGTTCTGGCGTCGCAAGTACGTGGTACAAGCTGGACGGAGCCGTGTCGTTTACCCAGGGGACATCAATAGCGGTGACTGCCCCCGCCTCTGGAAGTGTGTCGCATACAATCTCCTGGTATTCGATCGATACGGCTGGCAATCAGGAGGTCACAAAGTCGGCGACATTTACGGTGTCAGCAGTGACGGGTAGTGGAGGTGGGACAGCAACCCTTATCGGGCGCAATTCTTCGTCATCCAACCATCCCTATACACACTTCTGGGTAAATGACGCGACCGATACTAATCTCATAGCGGACGGCGGTTGGTCTTCTGATGAACATATTACTAGCGCTACTTTCGTCGTTCCGGCAGGTGTTGGTTACGTATTGCACGTCGAATGGGAATACCCAGACTATGAGGGGAGCGATTCGGGAGCTGACTCTCGAGTGGTCTCTCCTTCGGAAACTTCTAGCGGTGCCACAGTCACGTGGCAGTTAACACTCCCGTAA
- a CDS encoding PAS domain-containing protein: MDASSYQEIRELFDNYIRMYSTRDDLLTAWFSDDFSGITGSGDYLVKDREAWIAVTRQDFAQVKDPIHIELKDLSIQLLAETIAVTSSTFVIHLPIEEHILSKKIARLVLIFRREDAGWKISHSSISVSFGIADEGEIYPLKDLQDRNRHLEALVAERTGQLCEANEKLKRVNEELAREVEKQKTAELANARLLLRQRAILDNLPMMAWLKNTEGRLEMINEKYARSAGRTVEECLGKTDFDLFPADMAADYVADDREVCASGKTKHVEEQIATPAGARWHSTFKTPLFDELERVVGTTGIAQDITERKQAEELLSYATSLTSAALESTPDGILVVNRNGEIVRWNRKFAELWDVPEELLVTGVSDLIHPYIASRMVKADEFLAKVHELYARPEASGQDQIALADGRHFDRYTQPLKIGDEIVGRFWSYRDVTDLKKHHLERLRIEKLESLGLLAGGIAHDFNNILTGVMGNVSIAQLSLDPGHKSFRPLEEAEKASVRATELARQLLTFARGGEPIRKVVSLPTIINESVELGLSGSNVKGIVDIPDLIHAIDADEGQMCQVLHNIVINATQAMPGGGTLAVTARNEILAGDNALGLASGNYVRLTVADQGCGMTEEVMAKIFDPYFTTKVGGNGLGLASVYSIITRHGGHVGVASTLGRGTTFTIHLPSIGETYQAHAAETATQAAGHQHGEGVVLVMDDEVMIRDLAAVMLTELGYRVTTCAEGSEAVQLYEDALRAGTPFSAVIMDLTIPGGMGGKEAAERILAVDAGANLIVSSGYSNDPIMADYPAYGFRGAVAKPYTIQSLGQKLTPLGSGARS, from the coding sequence ATGGACGCCTCAAGCTACCAGGAAATCAGGGAACTGTTCGATAATTACATTCGGATGTACTCGACTCGCGACGATTTGCTGACGGCCTGGTTCAGTGACGATTTCTCGGGCATAACCGGTAGCGGCGATTATCTCGTGAAGGATCGTGAGGCATGGATCGCGGTCACCCGTCAGGACTTCGCTCAGGTCAAGGACCCCATACACATCGAACTGAAGGATCTCTCGATCCAGCTGCTGGCCGAAACGATTGCGGTGACCAGCAGCACCTTCGTCATCCATCTCCCCATCGAAGAGCACATACTGTCGAAAAAAATTGCCCGCCTCGTGCTCATATTCCGCAGGGAGGACGCCGGCTGGAAGATCTCCCATAGCAGCATCTCGGTCTCATTCGGAATCGCTGACGAGGGGGAGATCTATCCGCTCAAGGACCTGCAGGATCGCAACCGGCACCTTGAGGCGCTGGTGGCCGAACGGACCGGCCAGCTCTGCGAGGCAAACGAAAAGCTTAAGCGGGTAAACGAGGAGTTGGCCCGGGAGGTCGAAAAACAGAAGACGGCCGAATTGGCCAACGCGAGGCTATTGCTGCGCCAGCGGGCCATTCTGGACAACCTGCCGATGATGGCTTGGCTGAAGAACACCGAAGGGCGGCTGGAGATGATCAACGAAAAGTACGCGAGATCTGCCGGCCGAACCGTGGAGGAGTGTCTCGGCAAGACTGACTTCGACCTCTTCCCCGCAGACATGGCCGCCGATTACGTGGCGGATGACCGTGAAGTCTGCGCGTCGGGAAAGACCAAGCACGTGGAGGAGCAAATTGCAACCCCGGCCGGGGCCAGATGGCATTCCACCTTCAAGACCCCCCTCTTCGACGAACTGGAAAGGGTGGTCGGAACCACGGGCATCGCCCAGGACATCACCGAGAGAAAACAGGCGGAGGAACTCCTCTCCTATGCCACCTCGCTGACCAGCGCCGCCCTCGAATCCACTCCAGATGGGATCCTGGTCGTCAACCGAAACGGGGAGATCGTGCGCTGGAACCGGAAGTTCGCCGAGCTCTGGGATGTCCCGGAGGAACTGCTGGTCACCGGCGTGAGTGACCTGATACACCCTTACATCGCCTCCCGGATGGTCAAGGCTGACGAGTTCCTGGCCAAAGTGCATGAGCTTTACGCCCGCCCGGAAGCCTCAGGCCAGGACCAGATTGCCCTCGCCGATGGACGCCACTTCGACCGCTACACCCAGCCCTTGAAGATTGGTGACGAGATCGTGGGTCGCTTCTGGTCCTACCGAGATGTGACCGATCTCAAGAAGCACCACCTGGAACGGTTACGGATAGAAAAACTGGAATCGCTTGGCCTCCTTGCCGGCGGCATAGCCCACGACTTCAACAACATTTTGACCGGCGTCATGGGTAACGTCTCGATTGCACAGCTTTCCCTGGATCCGGGCCATAAATCGTTCAGACCGTTGGAGGAGGCGGAAAAGGCCTCGGTGCGGGCCACGGAGCTCGCCCGCCAGTTGCTCACCTTCGCCCGTGGGGGAGAGCCGATCAGGAAGGTGGTTTCCCTGCCTACCATCATCAACGAGTCGGTGGAGCTCGGCTTGAGCGGGTCCAACGTGAAGGGGATAGTTGACATCCCCGACCTGATCCATGCGATCGACGCCGACGAGGGCCAGATGTGCCAGGTCCTGCACAACATAGTTATCAATGCCACGCAGGCCATGCCGGGCGGCGGTACGCTGGCGGTGACCGCCCGTAACGAGATCCTCGCCGGTGACAACGCTTTAGGCCTCGCTTCCGGAAACTACGTCCGGCTGACGGTGGCCGACCAGGGGTGCGGCATGACCGAAGAGGTAATGGCGAAGATTTTTGACCCTTACTTCACCACGAAAGTGGGAGGGAACGGACTGGGGCTGGCTTCCGTCTATTCAATAATAACGAGGCATGGCGGACATGTCGGCGTCGCCTCCACGCTCGGTAGGGGAACCACCTTCACCATCCACCTTCCCTCTATCGGGGAGACGTATCAGGCCCATGCCGCCGAGACTGCTACCCAAGCGGCCGGCCATCAGCATGGGGAGGGAGTGGTTCTCGTGATGGACGATGAGGTCATGATCAGGGATTTGGCGGCCGTGATGCTGACGGAGTTGGGCTACCGGGTAACCACCTGCGCGGAGGGCTCCGAAGCAGTCCAATTGTATGAAGACGCCCTTCGGGCTGGTACCCCCTTCTCGGCAGTGATCATGGACCTCACCATACCGGGGGGAATGGGGGGGAAGGAGGCGGCGGAGAGGATTCTCGCCGTGGATGCAGGGGCCAACTTGATTGTATCAAGCGGATACTCCAACGACCCCATAATGGCGGATTATCCTGCCTACGGGTTCCGGGGCGCGGTGGCCAAGCCTTACACGATCCAGAGCCTGGGGCAAAAATTGACCCCATTGGGATCTGGGGCTAGAAGCTAG
- a CDS encoding fibronectin type III domain-containing protein, producing MVKNRNGGEGDDELIRTTGDLLTDLSRDPSIMQSIYDLLPNQEKIQHALDRHRSLYHQVLDGARDKEPELEAARNDLIVQISLVHGMATLTGKHDPTIPQKLGLVHQVSSKRTSAGGLLVPENFRMLYEGRSIIARASAVKGARSYEVWVCEGDPLVESSWRHHATSGKINRIEITGLTPGKLYYIRIRAVGANDAGPWSNFISMMAI from the coding sequence ATGGTGAAAAATCGTAATGGCGGGGAAGGGGACGACGAACTCATCCGCACAACCGGCGACCTCCTCACCGATTTGAGCAGGGATCCGTCCATCATGCAAAGCATCTACGACCTGTTACCGAACCAGGAGAAGATACAACATGCTCTTGACCGGCACCGCAGCCTGTATCACCAGGTATTGGACGGCGCCCGTGACAAGGAACCGGAACTGGAGGCGGCCCGGAACGACCTCATTGTGCAAATAAGCCTGGTTCATGGCATGGCGACCCTCACCGGCAAACACGACCCGACCATTCCACAGAAATTGGGTTTGGTGCACCAGGTATCCAGCAAACGGACTTCGGCTGGGGGCCTCCTCGTGCCGGAGAACTTCAGGATGCTCTACGAAGGGCGCAGTATCATCGCCCGCGCGTCTGCGGTCAAGGGTGCCAGGAGTTACGAAGTTTGGGTTTGTGAGGGCGACCCGCTCGTAGAGTCCAGTTGGAGGCACCATGCGACCTCGGGCAAAATCAACCGGATCGAAATAACAGGTCTCACGCCCGGCAAGCTCTACTACATCAGGATCAGGGCTGTGGGCGCCAATGATGCAGGGCCGTGGTCCAACTTCATCAGCATGATGGCGATCTAA